A genome region from Deltaproteobacteria bacterium includes the following:
- the trmFO gene encoding methylenetetrahydrofolate--tRNA-(uracil(54)-C(5))-methyltransferase (FADH(2)-oxidizing) TrmFO, producing the protein MPPASEHRNAPPVVVIGEGLAGSEAAWQLARRGYRVRLHEMRPGKMTPAHRTANAAELVCSNSFKSIRIESAQGVMKRELEALDSLVLRCAHAARIPGGEALVVDRDRFAAGVEAALLAEPLIERVPGELERIPDDPVVIVATGPLTSDALSTDISRILGEKHLAFYDAISPIVDAESVDGTRLYRLSRYGHGGDDYWNIPLDQAAYYRLVDQLVAAEPYPEKSFENLRPFEGCMPIEDIARRGRDTLRFGPLKPVGLPDPRTGRDPYAVVQLRMENREATMWSLVAFQTKLRHGDQMAILRSLPGLEQAEFLRLGSIHRNTFVCAPRLLDGTLQAKARKGLYFAGQITGVEGYTESTVMGAVAALHAVCRLQGKALPQWPRNSAIGSLLHYLKEANPETFQPMNFNWGLLEPLGHKARKEERHRLLGERAWAEYRSFLTGLEAA; encoded by the coding sequence ATGCCGCCGGCTAGTGAGCACCGGAATGCCCCACCGGTCGTTGTGATCGGCGAGGGCCTCGCTGGAAGCGAGGCCGCCTGGCAGCTTGCGCGGCGCGGTTATCGGGTCCGGCTTCACGAAATGCGGCCAGGGAAAATGACCCCGGCGCACCGGACCGCAAATGCAGCCGAGCTGGTCTGCTCAAATTCATTCAAGAGTATTCGCATCGAATCTGCCCAGGGCGTGATGAAGCGCGAACTGGAGGCACTGGATTCGCTCGTCCTGCGCTGTGCCCATGCGGCACGCATCCCCGGCGGGGAAGCACTCGTCGTGGACAGGGACCGGTTCGCTGCTGGTGTCGAGGCGGCTCTGCTGGCAGAGCCGCTGATTGAACGGGTGCCGGGCGAACTGGAGCGGATACCGGATGATCCGGTGGTCATCGTCGCTACGGGGCCGCTTACCAGCGACGCATTGAGTACGGACATTTCCCGGATACTGGGCGAGAAACATCTCGCATTCTATGACGCCATCAGCCCCATTGTGGATGCCGAGAGCGTGGATGGCACAAGACTCTACCGTCTTTCCCGGTACGGCCACGGTGGAGATGACTACTGGAACATCCCGCTGGATCAAGCAGCCTATTACCGTCTCGTTGATCAGCTTGTGGCCGCCGAGCCCTACCCGGAAAAGTCGTTCGAAAACCTGCGTCCCTTTGAAGGGTGCATGCCGATTGAGGACATCGCCCGTCGGGGCCGCGACACACTCCGGTTCGGACCCTTGAAACCGGTCGGTCTGCCGGACCCCAGAACCGGACGTGACCCCTATGCGGTCGTGCAGCTTCGCATGGAGAACCGGGAAGCGACCATGTGGAGCCTTGTCGCGTTCCAGACGAAACTCCGGCATGGCGACCAGATGGCGATACTGAGGAGCCTGCCAGGACTTGAACAGGCGGAGTTTCTCCGGCTTGGCTCCATTCATCGCAACACATTTGTCTGTGCCCCCAGGCTTTTGGATGGAACCCTCCAGGCAAAAGCCCGAAAGGGACTCTATTTCGCGGGGCAGATCACCGGTGTAGAGGGCTATACCGAATCGACGGTCATGGGGGCCGTGGCGGCGCTTCATGCTGTCTGCAGGCTTCAGGGGAAAGCGCTTCCCCAATGGCCTCGCAATTCCGCCATCGGATCGCTTCTCCACTATCTGAAAGAGGCAAACCCCGAAACATTCCAGCCGATGAACTTCAACTGGGGCCTGCTGGAACCCCTCGGCCACAAGGCCCGGAAGGAAGAGCGTCACCGGCTGTTGGGCGAGCGTGCGTGGGCCGAATACCGCTCGTTCCTGACCGGGCTGGAGGCGGCGTGA
- a CDS encoding tyrosine recombinase XerC yields MDEFVRYLKLRNRSPRTQAHYAGTVAAFGRFLAGKRKAALENPASINLYDLRGFVSTLFGAMSNDSVASHVSALRTFFGWLKSSGRIPADPTELLESPKRKKSLPRFLPETTAGDLMDAPGQGDREPERDRALLELFYGSGLRLSELAAASDSALDVQSGDIRVMGKGQKERIVPLSEAFIQAWNAYQPLRERFRKKLGPDMPLFLSNRGKALSVSMIGKIVRKYGAKGSNPVRVTPHMLRHSYATHMLEGGADLRAIQEMLGHSSLAATQRYTAVQLARMMRTYHEAHGRARDKLRNRNSGSADGEKPE; encoded by the coding sequence TTGGATGAGTTCGTCAGGTACCTGAAGCTCCGGAACCGTTCGCCAAGAACGCAGGCGCACTATGCGGGTACCGTGGCAGCCTTCGGCCGGTTTCTTGCCGGAAAACGCAAGGCCGCGCTGGAGAATCCTGCGTCGATCAACCTCTACGACTTGCGGGGATTTGTTTCGACCCTTTTTGGCGCCATGTCGAACGACAGCGTGGCAAGCCATGTCTCGGCCCTGAGAACCTTCTTTGGATGGCTGAAGAGCTCCGGCCGGATACCAGCCGACCCGACAGAACTGCTCGAATCTCCCAAGAGAAAAAAAAGCCTCCCCCGGTTTCTGCCTGAAACGACCGCGGGAGATCTGATGGATGCTCCCGGCCAAGGCGACCGGGAACCGGAACGGGACAGGGCCCTGCTGGAGCTCTTTTATGGTTCCGGATTGCGGCTTTCGGAACTGGCGGCAGCTTCCGATTCGGCACTGGATGTCCAGTCCGGCGATATCCGGGTCATGGGGAAGGGGCAGAAGGAACGGATTGTTCCCTTGAGCGAAGCCTTTATTCAGGCATGGAACGCTTACCAGCCCCTTCGAGAGCGGTTTCGCAAGAAACTCGGTCCGGATATGCCTCTTTTCCTCTCGAACCGCGGGAAAGCGCTTTCGGTTTCGATGATCGGCAAGATCGTGCGAAAATACGGGGCGAAAGGAAGTAACCCGGTCCGGGTGACACCCCACATGCTTCGTCACAGTTATGCCACGCATATGCTGGAGGGCGGGGCCGATTTGCGGGCAATTCAGGAGATGCTGGGACACAGTTCCCTGGCGGCTACCCAGCGGTATACGGCGGTCCAGTTGGCCCGGATGATGCGGACCTATCATGAGGCCCACGGGCGCGCTAGAGATAAGCTCCGGAACCGCAATAGCGGTTCCGCTGACGGAGAGAAACCAGAGTGA
- the hslV gene encoding ATP-dependent protease subunit HslV: protein MKPMHATTIVCVRRDGKVAIAGDGQVTHGNQVLKNTARKVRRLASGRVIAGFAGATADAFTLFERFEEKLQQYPDSLQRAAVELAKEWRTNKMLRTLEALLIVADRSGSYLVTGAGDVVEPDDDVLAIGSGGAFAQSAALAMLRHSKLSARQIAEESLQIAAKICIYTNASVNVEEL from the coding sequence GTGAAGCCGATGCATGCTACTACCATCGTCTGTGTTCGCCGGGACGGCAAAGTCGCCATCGCCGGAGACGGCCAGGTAACCCACGGCAATCAGGTCCTAAAAAATACCGCCCGGAAAGTGCGCCGCCTCGCCTCCGGCCGTGTGATCGCCGGGTTTGCCGGTGCCACGGCGGATGCATTCACCCTTTTTGAGCGTTTCGAAGAAAAACTCCAGCAGTACCCGGACAGCTTGCAGCGGGCGGCCGTCGAACTGGCAAAAGAATGGCGGACGAACAAGATGCTCCGGACGCTCGAAGCGCTCCTCATCGTCGCTGATAGGTCCGGGAGCTATCTGGTGACCGGCGCAGGGGATGTTGTGGAGCCGGACGATGATGTTCTGGCCATTGGTTCAGGCGGTGCATTCGCACAATCGGCGGCATTGGCCATGCTTCGCCATTCGAAGCTTTCCGCCCGGCAGATTGCGGAAGAATCCCTCCAGATCGCCGCGAAAATCTGCATCTATACCAACGCTTCGGTAAATGTGGAGGAGCTGTAA
- the hslU gene encoding ATP-dependent protease ATPase subunit HslU: MDPTSLTPQKIVELLDAYIVGQAEAKRAVAVALRNRWRRQRVDPAIRDEIFPKNILMIGPTGVGKTEIARRLAKLVSAPFLKVEASKFTEVGYVGKDVESMIRDLVEMSVKMVTEEHKGRVRQQAETAAEERLLDALLPGVSEPRQKAENRFFVAPAAGGPATVQESPGAADTREKFRQMLREGRLEDREVTIEVAQKTMPLAQIVTPQGVEEMGMDLSEMLGGMLGGGRKKSRTVKVSEARTILIEQESRRMLDSDAVNREALRRAEEGGIVFLDEIDKIASRDRQAHGPDVSREGVQRDILPIIEGSNVTTKYGMVKTDQILFIAAGAFHVSKPSDLIPELQGRFPIRVNLEPLTAEDMLRILKEPRNALTAQYAALLGAEAVEITYTPDGLEEMARIAAQVNGQTENIGARRLHTIMEKVLEEVSFAGPDYPGRKVVVDAAFVRGRLDGILKKQDLSNYIL; encoded by the coding sequence ATGGATCCAACCTCACTCACGCCCCAAAAGATCGTCGAACTGCTTGATGCCTATATTGTCGGACAGGCCGAGGCCAAGCGTGCCGTGGCAGTGGCACTCCGGAACCGCTGGCGGCGGCAGCGTGTGGATCCTGCAATCCGCGACGAGATTTTTCCCAAGAACATCCTGATGATCGGGCCGACCGGAGTCGGCAAGACTGAAATCGCCCGCCGCTTGGCGAAGCTGGTCAGTGCGCCGTTCCTGAAGGTGGAGGCCTCCAAGTTCACCGAAGTGGGCTATGTCGGCAAGGACGTGGAGTCCATGATCCGGGATCTGGTTGAAATGTCGGTCAAGATGGTGACCGAGGAACACAAGGGCCGGGTCCGTCAGCAGGCTGAAACGGCAGCCGAAGAACGCCTCCTGGATGCACTGCTCCCCGGTGTTTCCGAGCCCAGACAGAAGGCTGAAAACCGGTTTTTCGTGGCCCCGGCCGCCGGGGGCCCGGCTACGGTTCAGGAATCCCCCGGCGCCGCCGACACGCGGGAAAAGTTCCGTCAGATGCTGAGGGAGGGCCGTCTGGAAGACCGCGAGGTCACCATAGAAGTCGCCCAGAAAACCATGCCTCTTGCCCAGATCGTTACCCCACAGGGAGTCGAGGAGATGGGCATGGACCTGTCCGAAATGCTGGGCGGGATGCTTGGTGGCGGCCGAAAGAAGTCGCGCACAGTGAAGGTGTCTGAAGCTCGCACAATTCTCATCGAGCAGGAGTCGCGCCGGATGCTCGATTCAGACGCCGTGAACCGGGAAGCTCTCCGGCGGGCGGAGGAAGGGGGAATCGTTTTTCTGGATGAAATCGACAAGATCGCCAGCCGCGACCGTCAGGCCCACGGCCCGGATGTTTCCCGCGAAGGGGTCCAGCGCGATATCCTGCCTATTATTGAAGGATCGAATGTTACGACCAAATACGGCATGGTGAAAACTGACCAGATTCTGTTCATTGCGGCCGGCGCATTCCATGTTTCCAAGCCCTCAGACCTGATCCCTGAACTCCAGGGCCGGTTCCCGATCCGGGTTAATCTGGAGCCCCTCACGGCTGAGGACATGCTGAGAATCCTGAAAGAACCCCGGAATGCCCTGACGGCCCAGTATGCGGCTTTACTGGGGGCAGAGGCGGTCGAGATCACCTACACCCCGGACGGCCTGGAGGAAATGGCCCGGATCGCCGCTCAAGTGAACGGCCAGACCGAAAATATCGGCGCCAGACGGCTCCATACGATCATGGAAAAGGTGCTGGAAGAAGTGTCCTTTGCCGGTCCGGACTATCCCGGCCGGAAGGTGGTCGTGGATGCTGCTTTCGTACGAGGCCGGCTGGATGGCATCTTGAAGAAACAGGACCTCTCCAATTACATATTGTGA
- the argB gene encoding acetylglutamate kinase, producing MQEYVAKAKVLLEALPYIRRFADKVFVIKYGGHAMVDETLKQSFARDIVLMKYIGMKPVVVHGGGPQIKIRLQKLGVQSEFVNGMRVTDAETMVIVEEVLAGHVNKEIVTLIQSQGGRAVGISGKDGGLILSSKLLMDDGTGVQKDIGFVGKIDHVDPKIIRTLVTDKFIPVIAPIGADATGQGYNINADIVAGKVAAALKAEKLILMTDVAGVLGEAGELLRQLNAEQVEGLIKGGVIKGGMIPKVNCCLDALQGGVRKTHIIDGRVQHACLLEIFTEQGIGSEISWNPVREKRPHMPLVDEA from the coding sequence TTGCAGGAATATGTAGCCAAGGCGAAGGTGCTCCTTGAGGCTCTTCCCTATATTCGCCGTTTCGCCGACAAGGTGTTCGTCATCAAGTATGGCGGGCACGCCATGGTGGACGAAACGCTCAAGCAGAGCTTCGCCCGCGATATTGTGCTGATGAAGTATATCGGCATGAAGCCGGTCGTGGTTCATGGCGGCGGCCCGCAGATCAAGATCCGGCTCCAGAAGCTGGGGGTCCAGAGCGAATTCGTCAATGGAATGCGGGTCACCGATGCCGAGACGATGGTCATCGTCGAGGAAGTACTGGCCGGTCATGTGAATAAGGAGATTGTCACGCTGATCCAGTCGCAGGGCGGACGGGCCGTAGGCATCAGCGGCAAGGACGGGGGGCTGATCCTGTCCTCTAAACTGCTCATGGATGACGGCACTGGTGTCCAGAAGGACATCGGTTTCGTGGGCAAAATCGATCATGTGGATCCGAAGATCATCCGGACCTTGGTGACCGACAAGTTCATCCCCGTGATTGCGCCAATCGGCGCGGATGCTACCGGGCAGGGCTACAACATCAATGCGGATATCGTGGCTGGCAAGGTCGCTGCTGCACTAAAGGCGGAAAAGCTGATTCTCATGACCGATGTGGCAGGCGTCCTTGGCGAGGCAGGCGAGCTGCTCCGGCAGCTCAACGCGGAGCAGGTCGAAGGACTTATCAAGGGGGGCGTCATCAAGGGTGGCATGATCCCCAAGGTGAACTGCTGTCTCGACGCCCTCCAGGGCGGTGTCCGCAAGACGCACATCATTGACGGGCGTGTCCAGCACGCCTGTTTGCTGGAAATCTTTACTGAACAGGGGATTGGCTCCGAGATCAGCTGGAATCCCGTCCGTGAGAAGCGGCCCCATATGCCGCTGGTGGACGAAGCATGA
- a CDS encoding acetylornithine transaminase has translation MTAAPGKKRRVTGRKPARQAKPPDRNLQWEKRTLETVAFTYRRFPVAIVRGRGPWVWDANGKKYLDFLAGVAVNCLGHGHPAITRAVREQASKLLHISNYFHIPSQTELAEELTRRSFAGRVFFCNSGAEANEAALKLARKWGQEHGGRVEIVSTTNSFHGRTIGSLSATGQTKYAEGFGPLLPQVRFVPFGNAGALAEAVTEKTCAVLIEPVQGEGGVVLPPDGYLPRVQEICRERGALLLVDEVQVGIGRTGTLFAYEQMGFEPDIMTLAKGLGGGVPIGAMCARTEIMEALGPGTHGSTFGGNPLATAVALAVVREIARPALLANVRKQGERIRHYFRKLQAGDHTGLVADVRGIGLMTGIEVTREGPEIVKRGIELGLIANCTAGNVIRLVPPLNVTSREVDTACRLLRQAMGI, from the coding sequence ATGACGGCCGCTCCCGGCAAAAAACGGCGGGTTACGGGAAGAAAACCGGCCCGCCAGGCAAAGCCTCCTGACCGGAATCTCCAGTGGGAAAAACGCACGCTGGAGACAGTCGCCTTTACCTATCGGAGGTTTCCTGTCGCGATCGTGCGGGGCAGGGGGCCCTGGGTGTGGGATGCCAACGGGAAGAAATATTTGGATTTTCTTGCGGGCGTCGCCGTGAACTGTCTCGGACACGGGCACCCGGCGATCACCCGGGCCGTGCGGGAGCAGGCATCTAAGCTCCTGCATATCTCCAACTATTTTCATATCCCTTCGCAAACGGAACTGGCGGAAGAGCTTACGCGGCGTTCCTTCGCGGGCCGTGTTTTTTTCTGCAACTCCGGTGCCGAAGCCAACGAAGCCGCCCTGAAGCTCGCCCGCAAATGGGGACAGGAGCATGGTGGAAGAGTGGAGATCGTCTCGACAACGAACTCATTCCACGGACGGACAATCGGATCGCTTTCGGCCACGGGGCAAACGAAGTATGCGGAGGGGTTCGGACCGCTGCTCCCGCAGGTCCGTTTCGTTCCGTTCGGAAATGCTGGCGCTCTCGCCGAGGCAGTCACGGAAAAAACCTGTGCTGTGCTGATCGAGCCGGTTCAGGGGGAGGGTGGCGTGGTGCTGCCGCCCGATGGCTACCTGCCGCGGGTGCAGGAAATCTGCCGGGAGAGGGGCGCGCTGCTCCTTGTTGATGAAGTTCAGGTAGGGATCGGCCGGACCGGCACTCTGTTCGCATACGAACAGATGGGGTTTGAGCCGGATATCATGACGCTGGCGAAGGGGCTGGGTGGTGGAGTCCCGATCGGCGCCATGTGTGCCCGCACCGAAATTATGGAGGCTCTGGGGCCCGGAACGCACGGGAGTACCTTCGGCGGCAATCCTCTGGCCACTGCGGTTGCTTTGGCGGTGGTCCGTGAGATTGCCCGGCCGGCTCTCCTTGCGAATGTCCGGAAACAGGGGGAGCGGATACGGCACTACTTCAGGAAGTTGCAGGCGGGCGACCACACCGGACTTGTCGCCGATGTACGAGGCATAGGGCTGATGACCGGGATCGAAGTTACCCGCGAGGGACCGGAGATCGTGAAGCGGGGTATTGAACTGGGTCTTATTGCCAACTGTACGGCGGGAAATGTGATCCGGCTCGTTCCACCCCTCAATGTCACTTCCCGGGAAGTGGATACGGCGTGCCGGTTGCTCCGCCAGGCAATGGGGATCTGA
- the argF gene encoding ornithine carbamoyltransferase, translating into MVIRHFLELSDLTASEIRETINHALALKRDRAAGKLQPSPLTGKTLALVFEKSSTRTRVSFEVGMGELGGRALFLSPSEIQLGRGESIRDTVKVLSRMCHGIVLRTHDHSRLAEFARNATVPVINGLTDLLHPVQILADLMTIQEQFGKFEGLKIAYIGDGNNVANSWIEACALFDFQLSIAHPPGYGPDPGFLEFAGARCGGRLTIMQDPRAAAKDAHILYTDTWTSMGQEEEAGIRRHAFQGYQINRKLMEVCAPGVRIMHCLPAHWGEELALELQDAPELVVYDEAENRLHAQKALLLLLMS; encoded by the coding sequence ATGGTCATTCGTCATTTCCTGGAACTGTCCGACCTGACCGCTTCCGAGATTCGGGAGACGATCAATCACGCCCTCGCGCTAAAGCGCGACCGGGCCGCTGGAAAGCTGCAGCCATCGCCACTTACCGGGAAAACCCTTGCCCTTGTGTTCGAGAAAAGCTCAACACGTACGCGTGTTTCGTTCGAGGTCGGAATGGGCGAACTGGGCGGCCGGGCGCTGTTCCTCTCGCCATCCGAGATACAGCTGGGCCGGGGGGAATCGATCCGGGATACGGTCAAGGTACTTTCGCGCATGTGCCACGGGATAGTGCTGCGCACCCACGACCATTCCCGGCTGGCGGAATTTGCACGAAACGCGACGGTGCCGGTGATCAACGGACTGACGGACCTTCTGCATCCGGTGCAGATACTCGCCGACCTGATGACCATTCAGGAACAGTTTGGAAAGTTCGAGGGACTCAAGATCGCCTATATCGGTGATGGTAACAACGTAGCGAACTCTTGGATCGAGGCCTGCGCCCTTTTCGACTTTCAGCTTTCGATCGCTCATCCGCCGGGTTACGGTCCCGATCCTGGCTTTCTTGAGTTTGCGGGTGCCAGATGCGGCGGCCGGCTGACGATCATGCAGGATCCCCGAGCGGCCGCAAAGGACGCCCATATCCTTTATACCGATACATGGACCAGCATGGGCCAGGAGGAAGAAGCGGGAATCCGTCGGCATGCATTTCAGGGTTACCAGATCAACCGCAAGCTGATGGAGGTATGCGCGCCGGGTGTCCGGATCATGCATTGTCTTCCGGCTCACTGGGGCGAGGAACTGGCTCTGGAACTCCAGGACGCCCCCGAACTGGTCGTCTATGACGAGGCCGAAAACCGGCTGCACGCCCAGAAGGCGCTGCTGCTTCTCCTCATGTCCTGA
- a CDS encoding DnaJ domain-containing protein: protein MGISIRLPDDGIPSLLPAADFSSKELTVEDGFLLSRIDGGTNMKALRALTTWPGDRTDESVAKLMVLRMVQVRLKDGEIIALTPRALNELKIRMVRGKTGATGGLAASLGGLKEAAPFVLPAGTDTGMLSVEVATHVMRAIERGSLGYWYEVLSISPRADVAAIKKAYRAIAAEIHPDNFFGKELGTWGERLNDAFDLLTRAYDTLSDPAERARYNQELADMDAPEPEEPAEPEAEEVKVTAQEKPKPGGTILDQIRMKVQKARDLARTAEQQMNQGHWQDAFNALQMAATFDPYNPDYKKKADMLRPKLNIKRAKEMFQEAVHMAHNPKMAKAALKLLEEVVDIDPARPAHRYEYARLLFQERENTIEGGYLGKAMDHVEAALIMEPENPKYLLLAGQICKAMGNKKAAADYLKKTLKKDKNNETARQELDSLKD from the coding sequence ATGGGAATTTCTATCCGCTTGCCAGATGACGGCATCCCTTCGCTGCTGCCGGCAGCCGATTTCAGTTCGAAGGAACTGACGGTTGAGGACGGCTTCCTGTTGTCGCGCATTGATGGTGGAACAAACATGAAAGCCTTGCGCGCTCTCACGACCTGGCCAGGAGACCGTACGGACGAATCGGTCGCCAAGCTGATGGTGCTCCGGATGGTTCAGGTCCGTTTGAAGGATGGCGAGATTATCGCTCTTACTCCACGGGCGTTGAATGAGCTGAAAATCCGCATGGTTCGCGGGAAGACCGGCGCTACTGGTGGACTGGCGGCGAGCCTCGGCGGATTGAAGGAGGCTGCGCCTTTCGTCCTGCCAGCCGGCACTGACACTGGAATGCTGTCCGTGGAAGTGGCTACCCATGTCATGCGTGCCATTGAGCGTGGGTCGCTTGGATACTGGTATGAAGTGCTGAGCATATCTCCAAGGGCAGATGTGGCGGCAATCAAAAAGGCCTATCGTGCAATTGCGGCTGAAATTCATCCCGACAACTTTTTTGGCAAGGAGTTGGGGACCTGGGGGGAGCGACTGAACGATGCTTTCGATCTGCTCACCCGTGCCTACGACACACTGAGTGATCCGGCTGAACGGGCCCGGTATAACCAGGAACTTGCGGACATGGACGCACCGGAACCGGAAGAGCCCGCCGAGCCAGAGGCCGAAGAGGTAAAGGTGACGGCTCAGGAGAAGCCCAAACCGGGCGGGACCATTCTGGACCAGATCCGGATGAAGGTTCAGAAGGCCCGCGATCTGGCCAGGACTGCCGAACAGCAAATGAATCAGGGGCATTGGCAGGATGCCTTCAATGCGCTTCAGATGGCGGCGACATTCGATCCGTACAACCCTGATTACAAAAAAAAGGCGGATATGCTCCGCCCCAAGCTGAACATCAAGCGGGCGAAGGAAATGTTCCAGGAAGCGGTCCATATGGCCCATAATCCAAAGATGGCGAAGGCAGCGCTCAAGCTGCTGGAGGAGGTCGTTGATATCGACCCGGCCCGGCCGGCCCACCGGTATGAATACGCCCGGCTACTTTTCCAGGAGCGGGAGAATACGATAGAGGGCGGGTACTTGGGGAAAGCCATGGACCATGTGGAAGCAGCGCTGATCATGGAGCCCGAAAATCCGAAGTACCTGCTGCTTGCGGGGCAGATATGCAAGGCTATGGGGAACAAGAAGGCCGCTGCGGACTATCTCAAGAAAACCCTGAAAAAGGATAAGAACAACGAAACCGCCCGGCAGGAACTTGACAGCCTGAAAGACTGA
- a CDS encoding HEAT repeat domain-containing protein produces the protein MIPEHLQKRFAALRQALKDSDEQVRQLASKSLEQVEALSDLDLLVENFKKGDKVSQIRALYAFGKIRHDRSLTALVFALRMEDEEVRTAAIRAIGEQLHPRAIGPLLEVLPNETPTCQIAILEILPNFKDPEMMNVLRGMLRSKNADVVEATIRASGRIGDRAVEDALIILLSKGPTRLRRAAAEVLGVLSV, from the coding sequence ATGATTCCCGAGCACCTGCAGAAACGCTTCGCCGCCCTTCGCCAGGCCCTGAAGGATTCGGATGAACAGGTCCGTCAGTTGGCATCAAAATCGCTTGAGCAGGTGGAGGCGTTGTCTGACCTCGACCTGCTGGTTGAGAACTTCAAGAAGGGCGATAAGGTATCGCAGATCCGGGCGCTTTATGCGTTTGGCAAGATCCGCCATGACCGGTCGCTGACGGCGCTGGTATTCGCGCTCCGGATGGAGGACGAGGAAGTACGGACCGCTGCCATCCGGGCCATTGGAGAACAGCTCCATCCGCGGGCCATCGGTCCGTTACTGGAAGTGCTGCCAAACGAGACGCCAACCTGCCAGATCGCCATTCTGGAGATCCTCCCGAACTTCAAGGACCCGGAAATGATGAATGTGCTGAGAGGCATGCTCCGGAGCAAGAATGCCGATGTGGTGGAGGCTACTATACGGGCCAGCGGACGGATCGGGGACCGGGCCGTCGAGGATGCTCTTATCATTCTCCTGTCAAAGGGCCCCACGCGGCTCCGGCGGGCTGCGGCCGAAGTGCTGGGTGTGCTTTCGGTCTAG
- a CDS encoding HD domain-containing protein yields the protein MKPYEQILHLVAGAIKAKALYPKEHPAFKKAVANLLLALKPFHDRRQEITVAVAEDTLTCEDFALYHLPAALQELLEQLLKIEVNVIRFKPGLTAEEIIDWVDILDDAETNNQKGDWVSGELVMRGISHITVELVSPDSTKVYNDAISYVGSMFHELRMGEIPRPDRAKGIVSAMTRCLDDNPSALLGLSMIKSYDNYLFNHSVNVAILSLALANALDLKDPILSAVGLGGLLHDLGKIKVPKEILQKPGRLSPAEWEKMKEHSVHSFEIIQKMNSLQETTARCALEHHVQYDLKGYPDLGSGNKPSPFSHIVAIADCYDAITTLRVYQNQSGPREALVLMDKLAGTKLDPHYFERFVTMLGMYPVGSLIRLETNELAVVTGTNEAPDAPPKVKIIIDEFGNRLPQPIDLNLAGPLPASAPSRRIIGTVDPLLKNIDVTVYLK from the coding sequence GTGAAACCCTACGAACAGATTCTTCATCTCGTTGCCGGAGCCATCAAGGCGAAAGCCCTGTATCCAAAGGAGCACCCGGCCTTCAAGAAAGCAGTGGCAAACCTGCTCCTGGCTCTCAAACCGTTCCACGACCGGAGGCAAGAGATCACTGTTGCCGTCGCAGAAGATACCCTGACCTGTGAGGACTTCGCCCTCTATCACCTGCCAGCAGCCCTTCAGGAACTGCTCGAGCAACTCCTCAAAATCGAAGTGAATGTGATCCGGTTCAAGCCAGGGCTAACCGCAGAAGAAATCATCGACTGGGTGGATATCCTCGATGACGCCGAAACCAACAACCAGAAAGGCGACTGGGTGTCCGGGGAACTGGTGATGCGCGGCATTTCGCACATCACCGTCGAACTGGTGTCGCCCGATTCCACGAAAGTCTACAACGACGCCATCAGTTATGTCGGCAGCATGTTCCACGAACTCCGAATGGGTGAAATACCCCGCCCGGACCGGGCCAAGGGTATCGTCTCCGCGATGACCCGCTGCCTGGATGACAATCCGAGTGCCCTGCTCGGACTGTCAATGATCAAGAGCTACGACAACTACCTGTTCAACCATTCGGTGAATGTGGCCATCCTGTCGCTGGCGCTCGCCAATGCGCTCGACCTGAAGGATCCGATCCTTTCCGCAGTGGGGCTGGGCGGCCTCCTGCACGATCTGGGCAAGATCAAGGTGCCCAAGGAAATTCTCCAGAAGCCGGGCCGGCTTTCTCCGGCCGAATGGGAGAAGATGAAGGAACACTCAGTTCACAGCTTTGAGATCATCCAGAAGATGAATTCACTCCAGGAAACCACGGCCCGCTGTGCACTGGAACACCATGTCCAGTACGACCTGAAGGGTTATCCGGATCTGGGGTCAGGCAACAAGCCCAGTCCCTTCAGCCACATTGTCGCCATCGCCGACTGCTATGACGCGATCACGACGCTCCGGGTTTATCAGAACCAGAGTGGGCCCCGCGAAGCCCTTGTCCTTATGGACAAGCTCGCTGGCACCAAGCTTGATCCCCACTATTTCGAGCGATTCGTGACCATGCTGGGCATGTATCCTGTCGGATCGCTCATCCGGCTGGAGACGAATGAACTGGCCGTAGTTACCGGAACCAATGAAGCGCCTGATGCGCCACCGAAGGTCAAGATAATTATCGATGAATTCGGTAACCGGCTGCCCCAGCCTATTGACCTGAATCTGGCCGGCCCATTGCCCGCCAGCGCGCCATCTCGCCGGATTATCGGGACAGTTGACCCGCTGCTCAAGAATATCGATGTAACTGTCTATCTCAAATAA